From Pseudomonas hormoni:
TGACGACGTGCATACCAACACCCTGGCCGTTCTGAAGAGCGATCCGCGTCTGGCCAAGTACGCCACTCAAGCTTAAGCTCGACCCGCCCGTTCCTTTCGGGGAGCGGGTTTTATTTTTTGGACCTGCCCCTTTCTTTGGGTCTTTATTCTCGAATTTCTAAGTTGCCCACTATGCTCAAACGCCTTGCCTGGTTGGCGCTCTGTGTCTGCGCCCCGCTGTCCGCCGCGCCACACATCGACAATCAACGTTTGCAGCAACTGGCCAATGACCCCTTCTGGATTTCCCTCGGTCATTACGAAACCGCCAAGCTGGGCGGCTGGCGCAGCTATGTCAGCGACAGGAAGTTCTTTCTGGCGCCCGACGGCAATGAACATCCCGACCGTGAACTGGCCGCCACCGTGCAAGCGCTGTACGCCCCGGCCACTGCCGGTGAGCAACACGCACAATGCGTCTACCCGGCGCGTACTCGTTGGCTGAAAGCACAACTCAATCTGACCGATCTGCCACCCCTGGACTGCGCCGAGTTCAAGCAATGGTTCAAGGATGTCTCACCCCACAGCGCGGTGATGATTTTCCCGGCGGCGTATCTGAACAGCCCGTCATCGATGTTCGGCCACACCCTGCTGCGCATCGATCAGGCGGGTGTGCAGAGCGACAAGACGGCGCTGCTCAGCTACGCGATCAACTTCGGCGCCTACATCGAAGGCTCGGACAACAGCATCCTGTACGCCTGGAAAGGCTTGATGGGCGGCTATCCGGGCCTGTTCGCGCTCGTGCCGTATCAGGAGAAACTCTCGGAATATCGCAGCCTCGAGAACCGTGACCTGTGGGAATACCGACTGAACCTGACGCAGCAAGAAACCGAACGCATGGTCGAGCATGTCTGGGAGCTCAAGCAGATCCAGTTCGACTATTTCTTCTTCGACGAAAACTGCTCCTATCGCCTGCTGGAGCTCTTGCAGGTAGCGCGCCCGAGCCTGCGACTGACCGAACAATTCCCGTTGACCGCAATTCCAACCGACACCGTCAAAGCCGTGAAAGAAGCAGGCCTGGTGGAATCCATTCAATACCGTCCGTCTCGCGAGCGTGAGCTGCTGAGCCGCGCCGAGCCGCTGACTGATGAAGAACAGCAGTGGGTGCTGAAAGTCAGCGCCGACCAGAAACAATTGCAGGAACCTGCGTTCAAGGTGCTACCACGCGCGCGCCAGGCGCTGATCATCGACGCGGCTTACCGACTCGAACGCTACCGTGCCAACGGCCAGGAGCGCGACCCGCAACGGGCGCAACGCAGTTTCGAATTGCTGCGGGCGATCAACCAGAACCCGCCCCCCGAGCTGGACATTCCGCAACCCGGCCTGCCAGAGGACGGCCATGAATCCCGCACCTGGCAGGCCGGCATCGGCACCCGGGGCGACAAGGCGTTTGGTGAATATGGCCTGCGCATGGCCTATCACGACCTCAACGACAACTCGGAAAGCTTTCCCCTCGGCGCGCAGATTGAAATCCTGCAGATGAAACTGCGCCAGTACGAAGGCAATCAATGGCAGTTGCAGCAACTGGATCTGGCGACCATTCGCTCCCTGACACCGCGCAACGAGCTGCTGCAACCGCTGTCGTGGCAAGTCACGGGAGGCCTTGAGCGGGTGCCGGGCAAACATGACGATGAAACCTTGGTCAGCCACGTCAACGGCGGTGGCGGCGGCACCTGGCAGTTGAGCGAGGACATGCTCGGTTTTGCCTTGGGCACGGTGCGCGTTGAGCACAACAATGACTTCGCCGGTTTCATCGCGCCGGCGGCAGGTTTCAACAGCGGCGTGCTGTGGAAGAACCCGCTGGGCAATTTCAGCCTTGAAGCCAAAGGCGATTTCTTCACCAATGGCGAAGTGCGTCGTAGCGTGAGTCTGAATCAGCAGTGGGAATTGTCGCGCAACCTCGGTTTGCGCCTGAGCGCCCAGCGTGAATTCAGCCACCTCGCCTCCCCGGAAAACGAAGTGATGCTTGAGGTGAAGTGGTATCACTACTGACTCAGCATCACCGCGGTTCCCCTGTGGGAGCGAGACCGGCTTGCCGGCGATGGCGGAGTGTCAGTCGACATCAACGTTGGCTGATACACCGCCTTCGCTAGCAGGCTAGCTCCCACAGGGGGATAGTCGTCACCCAACGGATTAATCACGGGCTTTTCACAATCACCTCACGAATCCGCCCCTAGACTTCTCCCATAGGCCGTTGCACGGCCGGGAGTCCGAGATGTGGCGTTGTGTGGGTGTGGTGGCTGTGTTGATGTTGATCGCGGGCTGCGAGACGACCCACGAAGACCTGATCGCCAAGGGTTATCCACCGGCCTTCGCCGATGGTTTCGACGACGGCTGCAGCAGTGGCCGGCAAGCTGCCGGGGCGATCACCGGTGAGTTTCGCAAGAACGTGCCGCGTTATCTCAAGGACAAGCAATACGCCGAAGGATGGAGCGATGGTTTCCGCCAATGCCAGGCCATGCGCGAAAGCGAAGACCGCGAGGACTATCGCAGCCACCATTGGGACGAGCGTGAAAGAGCCTGGCAGCAACAGAAAGACCAGGGCGCAGCCCGTGCGTTTCGCTCGCAATGAGTCGCTTCCAGACATGCGCCGAAACTAAAAGACAGTGACCATGGCCCAAACCCTATAACGGGAGAAAACCATGAGTCGCGCCTTCGTCAATGAAGATAACGCTGCTGCACAAGCCGATCAGCCAGTCGAACGGCAGGTCAGCGCGCAGCCCAATTACGTCACGCCTGCTGGCCTGGCGCAGCTTCAGGCGAAAGTCGCCGAGGTGCAAAACCTGCTCAATGAACAGAGTGCGAAGGGTGAACTGGCGGACAAACAGCGCCAGGCCGACCTTGAGCGCGACTGGCGGTATTTCAATCAGCGCCTGCAAAGCGCTCAGTTAGTCGTACCGGCCTCCTCGACCAACAAAGTGCAGATCGGCGCCTGGGTAACCTTTGCCGATGAACAGGGCAACGAACAACGCGTGCAGTTGGTGGGCGAGGATCAGGCGAATGCCGCGAGCGGGCTGATCAATTGGGGCTCGCCGCTGGGGCGGGCATTGCTGGGCGCACAGGTGGGCGATGAAGTGGTGTGGAAGCGGCCGGTGGGGGATTTGGTGATCGAGGTTCTGAGCGTAGAGATCGAGTGATCTTCAGTCCGCCATCGCTAGCAGGCTAGCTCCCACAGTTGATTAGTATCGATCACATAACCCCTGTGGGAGCTAGCCTGCTAGCGATGGTCGCGCCGCGGTGTAACTGAAGCCCATAAAAAAACGGAGCCCCCGAGGGCTCCGTTTTTCATGCAACCAACCTGAAATCAGGCCAGTTTCTTGTGCCGTACCCGATGGGGCTGGGCAGCCGCTTCGCCGAGGCGTTTTTTACGATCGGCTTCGTACTCGGAGTAGTTGCCTTCGAAGAACACCGCTTGCGAGTCGTCTTCGTACGCCAGGATGTGGGTCGCGACGCGGTCAAGGAACCACCGATCGTGAGAGATCACAATGGCGGCGCCCGGGAAGTCCAGCAGGGCTTCTTCCAGGGAACGCAGGGTTTCAACGTCGAGGTCGTTGGACGGTTCGTCGAGCAGCAGGACGTTACCGCCCTCCTTCAGGGTCAGGGCCAGGTGCAAGCGACCGCGCTCACCACCGGACAGGTCCTTGACGAACTTCTGCTGATCGCCGCCCTTGAAGTTGAAGCGACCGACGTAGGTACGCGACGGAATCTCGTAGTTGCCGATGCGGATCTGATCCGAACCGTCGGAGATTTGCTGGAACACGGTCTTGCTGCCATCCAGATCTTCACGGCTCTGATCGACACAGGCCAGTTGCACGGTTTCCCCGACTTCGATGCTGCCCGAATCCGGTTGTTCCTTGCCCATCAGCATGCGGAACAGGGTGGATTTACCCGCGCCGTTACCGCCGATCACGCCAACGATGGCGCCTTTAGGCATAGAGAACGACAGGTTGTCGATCAACACGCGATCGCCGTAGCCCTTGGAAACGTTCTTGAACTCGATGACCTTGTCGCCCAGGCGTGGACCGGCCGGGATGTAGATCTCGTTGGTTTCCGAACGCTTCTGGAATTCCTGCGATTGCATTTCTTCGAAGCGTTGCAGACGAGCCTTGGATTTCGACTGGCGGGCCTTGGCGCCTTTGCGCACCCACTCCAGTTCTTCCTTCATGGCTTTTTCGTGAGCCGACTGCGACTTGGATTCAGCCGCCAGACGGTCGGACTTGGCTTCGAGCCAACCGGAGTAGTTGCCCTCGTAAGGGATACCGGCGCCGCGGTCGAGCTCAAGGATCCAGCCAGCGACGTTGTCCAGGAAGTAACGGTCGTGCGTGATCGCAACAACAGTGCCCGGGAAGTCGTGGAGGAAATGCTCCAGCCAGGCGACGGAGTCGGCGTCCAGGTGGTTGGTCGGTTCGTCGAGCAGCAGCATGTCGGGGGCGGACAGCAGCAGGCGGCAAAGGGCCACACGACGCTTTTCACCACCGGAGAGGAATTCGACCTTGGCGTCCCAGGCCGGCAGACGCAGCGCATCGGCGGCAACTTCCAGTTGACGATCCAGGTTGTGACCGTCGCTGGCTTGCAGGATGGCTTCGAGCTTGGCCTGTTCGGCGGCCAGTTTGTCGAAGTCGGCATCTTCATCAGCGTAAGCCGCGTAGACCTCGTCCAGGCGCGCCTGGGCGTTCTTGATCACGCTGACCGCTTCCTCGACCACTTCACGCACGGTTTTGGTCGGGTCCAGGATCGGCTCTTGCGGCAGGTAGCCGATGTTCAGCTCCGGCATCGGACGGGCTTCGCCCTCGAACTCGGTGTCGACGCCAGCCATGATTTTCAGCAGCGTGGATTTACCCGAACCGTTAAGGCCGAGCACGCCGATCTTGGCGCCTGGGAAAAAGGACAGCGAAATGTTTTTCAGGATTTCCCGCTTCGGCGGAACAACTTTGCCCAGCCGATGCATGGTGAAGACGTATTGAGCCATGGAGAACCTTGGGTCAGTGACAGATGAATGATTGGAGCGCGGGCGATGCCCGGCCAGGCCGTGCGCGTCGACGATTGACAGGTATCAATGCTGCGCGCTGAAAAAACCTGATTCTAGGAGCTGGAACGCTCCCGCGTAACAGGCAAAGCTACCTGAATGACGAGAGGCAGTCCAGCCGGGAGGGACTGGCACTTTGCCACAACTCAAGGCATGCTAGCCGCCCTCCGGGCGTCCGGCTTATAGTGCACGTCGCGCCAGTCCAGCCAAACCGCAGGATTACAGTTTGTCCAATGTCACTCCGCCCCTGATCCCCCGTGCGCCGACTGTTGCGCCTGGCTCCCCCCTGCGCGGAACCTTGAAGGGTGCGTTGGCGGCACTCGTGCTGTTGCTGCTCGCCCTGCTGTTCTGGCAACTGCTGGATCAACTGCATGAAACCCAGAAAAACCAGCGCCAGTACACCATCGACTACACCGCCGATCTGGCTGCGCAAGTCAGCCTGAACATGTCGCTCAACGCGCAGATCGCCCTCAACCTGCTACCGATCGTCGAACAGCCACAAAGCGCCGACGAACAGCAGGAGCTGCTTCGCAAGCTGCAAAAATCCTTGCCCGACCTGCTCAGCCTCGCGTTGTTGAGTCCCTCCGGCAAAATCCTCAGTGACAGCGCCGCCGACAGCGAAGACGCTGACTACCTCGCCGAGCTGGTTCGTCACAGCCGTGCCCAGGCCCACTATTTCAGCAACGCCGATAACGGTTCGATGGTGCACTTGCTGCTGCATCAGGCCAGCGGCAGCACTCGTGGCTACTGGGCCCTGCGTTTGAAGCCGACCTTTTTCTCGTCACTGACCCAACAGAACGAAACCGGTATCCGCCCAATGTGGCTGGTGGAAAACCGCTTCAATCACCAGGTCATCAGCCGCGATGAATCGCTGCCCTTGGCCAAGCCGAGCGAACTGACCGAAGACGATGTGGCCAACAGCGTGCTGACGGTTCCCCTGAGCAGCAGCGACTGGCAATTGCGCGGTTTGTTCGACCGTAAACGCGTGATTGAAGAACTGTTGCCGGCGTTCATCGGCAAGTGCCTGTTGGGGCTGGCGCTCTCCCTGCTGCCGCTGATTGCTTTGCTGAACATGCGCCGCCGTCAGCGCCAGGTGACTGAAGGTCGTCGACGCTACCAGGATATTTTCGAAGGCACCGGCGTCGCGCTGTGTGTACTTGACGTGTCGGGACTCAAGCATGCGTTCGACAAAGCCCGGTTGCACAGCAGCGAACAACTGCGTGGCTGGCTGGAATCTGCCGAACAAAGGCATCAATTGCTGCAGGAACTGCGCATCACCGAGGTCAACCAGGTTGCCCTGCAACTGCTCAACGTCAACACCTGCGAACAAGCCTGGAAACTGCTGATCGAGGGCAATCCGCTGGACGGCACCGCCATCGGCAATCAAGTGCTCGACGCGGTGCTCAACCAGCAGAAACAGCTTGAGCTGGAGATAAAACTCCCGGACGCCAATGGCCGCGACCAGCACTTGTGGCTGGTGCTGCGCCTGCCGGAAAACCAGGATGACTATAAAGCGGTGATCCTGAGCATCAGCGACATCACCAGCCGCAAACTCATCGAACTGTCGCTGCTCGAGCGTGAAGGGTTCTGGTCCGATGTGGTGCGCACGGTGCCGGATCACCTGTACGTGCAGGACGTGATCAGCCAGCGCATGATCTTCAGCAACCACCACCTGGGCCAGACGCTCGGCTACGACCGCACCGAGCTGCACCAGATGGGCGAGTACTTCTGGGAAATCCTCCTGCACCCCGAAGATGCCGACTACTACCACCGTTCGCGCCAGACCCAGCGTCACGCGGGCTACACCCAATTGCTGCAATGCCAGCTGCGCTTCCGTCACCGGGACGGTAACTGGCGGCGTTTCGACATTCGTGAGCAGGCGCTGGCGCGGGACAAGCATGAACAGGTCACGCGGATCATCGGTGTGGCCAAGGACATCACCGAGCAGATCGAAGCCAGCGAGTCCCTGCGCGACAGCGAGCAGCGTTACCGGATGCTCGCCGAAAGCATCAGCGACGTGATCTTCTCCACCGACAGCAAGCTCTCGCTCAACTATGTCAGCCCGTCGGTGCAGGCCGTGCTGGGCTACGACGCCGACTGGATCTTCCAGAACGGCTGGCAGACGACCATTGCCAATCCTCAGCAATTGTCCGGCATCTACGGCCTGATGGACCGCGTCAGCAAGGCGCTGGACAAACCCGAGCAACTGGCGCTGCTGCGCAACCAGGTGCAAACCCAGCTGTTCCTCTTCGATTGCCTGCGGGCCGACGGGCGCAAGATTCCTATCGAGTTGCGTCTGGTGCTGGTCTGGGACGAGCACGGCGCCTTCGAAGGCGTGCTCGGTGTCGGTCGCGACATTAGCCAGCAACGCCGCGCCGAGAAAGACCTGCGCATGGCGGCTACGGTATTCGAACACTCGACGTCGGCGATCCTGATCACCGACCCGGCGGGCTATATTGTCCAGGCCAACGAAGCGTTCAGTCGCGTGAGCGGCTATGCGGTGGAGCAAGTGCTCGACCAGTTGCCGAACATGCTGACCGTCGACGAGCAGCAGGAAGCGCATCTGCGCTATGTGCTCAAGCAATTGAATCAGCACAGCACCTGGGAAGGCGAAGTCTGGCTCAAGCGGCGCAATGGCGAGCATTACCCGGCGTGGGTCGGCATCACGGCGGTGCTCGACGACGAAGGCGATCTGGCCAGTTACGTGTGCTTCTTCAGCGACATCAGCGAGCGTAAGGCCAGCGAACAACGGATTCACCGCCTCGCCTATTACGATGCCCTGACCCACCTGCCCAATCGCACGCTGTTCCAGGATCGCCTGCATACCGCGCTGCAATCGGCGGAACGGCAGAAATCCTGGGTGGTGCTGATGTTCCTCGACCTGGACCGTTTCAAACCGATCAACGACTCCCTGGGCCACGCCGCCGGCGATCGCATGCTCAAGGAAATGGCCACGCGCCTGCTCGGTTGCGTCGACGATGACGACACCGTCGCGCGCATGGGGGGCGACGAATTCACCTTGCTGCTGCAACCGCGCATCAACCGGGAAATCGCTCTGAACCGGGCGATTCACGTGGCGGAGCAGATCCTCGCCAGCCTCGTGAAACCATTCGTGCTCGAAGGCCGAGAGTTTTTCGTCACCGCCAGTATCGGCATCGCCCTGAGCCCGCAGGACGGCAACGAACTCAGTCAGTTGATGAAGAACGCCGACACCGCGATGTACCACGCCAAGGAGCGCGGCAAGAACAACTTCCAGTTTTATCAGGCCGACATGAACGCCAGCGCCCTGGAGCGCCTGGAGCTGGAAAGCGACCTGCGCCATGCCCTGGAGCAAAACGAATTCGTTCTGTACTACCAGCCGCAGTTCAGTGGCGACGGCAAACGCCTGACCGGCGCCGAAGCCTTGTTGCGCTGGCGTCATCCGCGTCGCGGGCTGGTGCCGCCGGGGGACTTCATTCCCGTACTCGAAGAGCTTGGGCTGGTGGTGGATGTCGGCGACTGGGTGATCAGCGAGGCCTGCCGTCAGCTCAAGACCTGGCATCAGGCCAAGGTGCGGGTGCCGAAGGTGTCGGTGAACATCTCCGCGCGGCAGTTCTCCGATGGCCAGCTCGGCACGCGGATCGCCACCATCCTCAAGGAAACCGGCCTGCCGCCGGCGTGTCTGGAGCTGGAACTGACCGAAAGTATTTTGATGCGCGAAGTCAGCGAGGCGATGCAGATTCTCGCCGGGCTGAAAAATCTGGGGCTGAGCATTGCCGTCGATGACTTCGGCACGGGTTACTCGTCGCTGAACTACCTCAAGCAATTCCCGATCGACGTGCTGAAAATCGATCGCACCTTTGTCGACGGATTGCCGTCAGGTGAGCAGGACGCACAGATTGCCCGGGCGATCATCGCCATGGCCCACAGCCTGAACCTGGCGGTGATCGCCGAGGGCGTGGAAACCCATGAGCAGCTGGACTTCCTGCGTGAGCATGGCTGCGATGAGGTTCAGGGGTATCTGTTCGGGCGTCCGATGCCGGCGGGCCGGTTTGAAGCGCAGTTCAGTAATGATGCGCTCTTCATGTTCGACTGAAGCGCAATTATTGTAGCGAGGGAGCTTGCTCCCGCTTGAGTGCGCAGCGCTCACAAGATTTTTGGGGCCGCTTCGCTGCCCAGCGGGAGCAAGCTCCCTCGCCACAGGCCGGCACATTCACCGCTGATCCCGTCATGAAGCCCACTTGTCTGCGACATGATCTCCTTTCATATGCCATCTAAAACCCATTGGGTTAGAATGCCCCCCTTTTCTGCCCCGATCCTTGAGGACCGCCATGTTCAGCCGTGATTTGACTATTGCCAAGTACGACGCCGATCTCTTTGCCGCCATGGAGCAAGAAGCTCAGCGCCAGGAAGAGCACATTGAGCTGATCGCTTCGGAAAACTACACCAGCCCTGCGGTGATGGAAGCTCAAGGCTCGGTACTGACCAACAAGTACGCCGAAGGTTACCCGGGCAAGCGCTACTACGGTGGTTGCGAGTTCGTCGACATCGTCGAGCAACTGGCCATCGACCGCGCCAAGGAGCTGTTCGGCGCCGATTACGCCAACGTTCAGCCGCACGCCGGTTCGCAAGCCAACAGCGCCGTTTACCTGGCCTTGCTGCAAGCAGGCGACACTATCCTGGGCATGAGCCTGGCCCATGGCGGTCACTTGACCCACGGTGCCAGCGTTTCTTCCTCCGGCAAGCTGTACAACGCCGTTCAGTACGGCATCGACGCCAATGGCCTGATCGACTACGACGAAGTCGAGCGTCTGGCGGTTGAGCACAAGCCGAAAATGATCGTGGCTGGTTTCTCTGCCTACTCGCAGATCCTGGACTTCCCGCGCTTCCGCGAAATCGCTGACAAGGTGGGCGCCTACCTGTTCGTCGACATGGCCCACGTGGCCGGTCTGGTCGCCGCTGGCGTCTACCCGAACCCGGTGCCTTTCGCTGACGTCGTGACCACCACCACCCACAAGACCCTGCGCGGTCCACGTGGCGGTTTGATCCTGGCTCGCGCCAACGCCGACATCGAGAAGAAGCTGAACTCCGCGGTATTCCCGGGCGCCCAGGGTGGCCCGCTGGAGCACGTGATCGCCGCCAAGGCGATCTGCTTCAAGGAAGCGCTGCAGCCTGAGTTCAAGGCCTACCAGCAACAAGTGGTGAAAAACGCCCAGGCCATGGCCAGCGTGTTCATCGAGCGCGGTTTTGACGTGGTTTCCGGCGGTACAGAGAACCACCTGTTCCTGCTGTCGCTGATCAAGCAGGAAATCTCCGGTAAAGACGCTGACGCCGCTCTGGGCAAAGCGTTCATCACCGTGAACAAGAACTCCGTGCCAAACGACCCACGCTCCCCGTTCGTTACTTCCGGTCTGCGCTTCGGTACTCCGGCTGTAACCACTCGCGGCTTCAAGGAAGCAGAGTGCAAAGAGCTGGCCGGCTGGATCTGCGACATCCTGGCTGACCTGAACAACGAAGCGGTGATCGACGCCGTTCGTGAGAAGGTCAAGGCCATCTGCAAGAAGCTGCCGGTGTACGGCGCTTAATTGCAGCGCTGAACCGCAGTCATAAAAAAACCGGCCAGTGATGGCCGGTTTTTTTTCGTCCGGGTTTTGAGTGGATCAGGCAGCAACCGGTTTGGCGAACGCCTGCCGGGTAGATCGCCATCGCAGGCAAGCCCTAATTTGTAGGAGCGAGCTTGCTCGCGATGGACTCAAGAGCGCCGCGTTTAGCCAGTAAACACGCGTTTTCGTTAAAGACCCTCGCGAGTAAGCTCGCTCCTACAGCGATCTCTGGTGTTTATGGATTCCGTAACCACCACAGCCCCTGTGGGAGCGGGCTTGCTCGCGATGGCGTAATCTCTGACGCAGGTATATTAACCAGCTGCCACCCGCGAAAACCCTTCGCGAATCTTCTCTTCCGGCAAATCATCAGCAATAAATACGATCACGCTTTCACGCGCCTCGCCGTCCGCCCACTCCGTATCCCAGTCGAATCCATACAGCTTCAGAACCCCCTGAAACACCATGCGCCGCGGCTCACCAAGGATGTTCAGCACGCCTTTGTAGCGCAGCAGTTGCTTGCCATGCTCTTCCAGCAGTTCGTTCATGAACTCGCTGAGCTTGTCGATATCCAGCGGCTTGTCAGTGCGCAGCACCAGGCTGGAAATGCGGTCGATGGAAGGCGCCTTGCTGACCGGGCGCAAACTCACGCCGCCACCGAGGTCGGCATTGAGATTGAAACCACGCACGTCAAGCAATTCGGCGAGGTCGATCTTGCCGTGGTCGACCACGCGGATGGGCGCGCGACGGTTGATGCGGGTCAGGCGTTCGCTTAACGCGGTGAAGGTTGGCTCGTCCACCAGATCGCGCTTGCTCACCAGCAAGCGGTCGGCGAAACCGATCTGTGCCTGGGCGATGGTTTGGGTCAGATGAGTGTCTGCGTGCGCCGCGTCGACCAAGGTAATGATGCCATCGAGGATGTACCGCTCGCGCAGTTCTTCGTCGATGAAAAAGGTCTGTGCCACGGGTGCCGGATCGGCCAGGCCGGTGCACTCGATCACCAGACGGTCGAAGGCGATTTCACCGCTGTCCAGGCGCTCGAGCAACAGGTACAGCGCCTTGGTCAGGTCGGTGTGGATGGTGCAGCAGACGCAGCCGTTGGACAGCGTCATCACTTGCACCGGCTCATCACCCAACAGTTGGGTGTCGATGCCGGCGTCGCTGAATTCGTTTTCGATCACGGCGATTTTCAGGCCGTGCTCGGTTTTGAGCAGGTGACGCAGCAGCGTGGTCTTGCCGGCGCCGAGGAAGCCGCTGAGGATCGTGACAGGGATGGGAGAGGACAACTGGAGTCTCCTGTTTCACAAAATTAAAGTATCAACACAAAATAAATGTGGGAGCTAGCCTGCTGGCGATGGCGGACTGTCAATCAACAGTGATGTTGAATGTTCAGCCGCCATCGCTAGCAGGCTAGCTCCCACAGGAATAGCTGTTAACCCGACAACCGGGTCAACAGCACTTCGGCCCACCCTTGCCACCGTAACGGGCTTCCTGACGCTCCCGGAAGAACATCTCGTAGCTCATCACCGGTTTGTCCGGGTGTTTGGTCTGCATGTGCTCGACGTAGTTGTCGTAGTCGGGCATGCCGACCATCAGGCGCGCAGCCTGACCGAGGTATTTACCGAGGCGACTCAGGTCATTGAACATGCTGCATTCCTCGATTTACGCATCCGGCAGCGCCTGGAACGGTGCTTCTTTATCCGTACGCTCCTTGGTGCCCCAGGCGGAAATACCGACCTTGAGCGCATAGAACAGGATACTGAAGACCACGAACAGGAACAGCGCCGTCAGCGTTGCGTTGGTGTAGGCGTTGAAGATCACGTGTTGCATCTGAGTGATGTCCTTGGCCGGGGCGAGGATCTGACCGTTGGCCAGCGCATCGCTGTATTTCTTCGCCA
This genomic window contains:
- a CDS encoding YbdD/YjiX family protein, with amino-acid sequence MFNDLSRLGKYLGQAARLMVGMPDYDNYVEHMQTKHPDKPVMSYEMFFRERQEARYGGKGGPKCC
- the yjiA gene encoding GTPase, coding for MSSPIPVTILSGFLGAGKTTLLRHLLKTEHGLKIAVIENEFSDAGIDTQLLGDEPVQVMTLSNGCVCCTIHTDLTKALYLLLERLDSGEIAFDRLVIECTGLADPAPVAQTFFIDEELRERYILDGIITLVDAAHADTHLTQTIAQAQIGFADRLLVSKRDLVDEPTFTALSERLTRINRRAPIRVVDHGKIDLAELLDVRGFNLNADLGGGVSLRPVSKAPSIDRISSLVLRTDKPLDIDKLSEFMNELLEEHGKQLLRYKGVLNILGEPRRMVFQGVLKLYGFDWDTEWADGEARESVIVFIADDLPEEKIREGFSRVAAG